A region of the Candidatus Deferrimicrobium sp. genome:
TTGTCCGTGGAGATCTCGAGCAGGGGCTGGTCCTTGGCGATCAGTTCCCCCACTTCCACGAGCCACTTCACAACGACCCCTTCCACCACGCTTTCCCCGAGCTGGGGCATCACGACGTCGATGAGCATCGCTTCACGCTCCTTGCGTTTAATACGCGGCGAGTTTCCGGATCGCCTCGGTGATCTTCTCCTGGTTCGGCAGGACGTACGCCTCCATCGCCGGGGCGAACGGCGTGTGGGCGTCCCGCGCCCCCAGCCGCATGACCGGCCCGTCCAGATCCTCGAAGCAATCCTGCGCGATCCGCGCGGCGACCTCCCCCCCGATCCCTCCGTTCAGGCGCGACTCGTGGACGATCAGCACCTTTCCCGTCTTCCGCGCGGAAGCCTTCACCGTCGCCCAGTCGATCGGCAGAAGGGTCCGCAGGTCGATCACCTCGATGTCGACCTCCGCGGCCATGTCCCGAGCCGCCTTCATCACCGCGTGGACCGGGGCGCTGTAGGTGATGACGGTGAGGTCCCGCCCCTCCTTGCGCAGCGCCGCCTTCCCGATCGGGACCAGGTACTCCTCCGCGGGAATCTCTTCCTTGATCCGCCGATAGAGGAACTTGTGCTCGAAGTAGATCACCGGGTCGTCGTCCCGGATGGCGGATTTTAGCAGCCCCTTCGCGTCGTATGCCGTCGCCGGGGCCACCACCTTGAGACCGGGGACGTGGCAGAACCACGCTTCCGGGTTCTGGGAGTGGTACAGGCCGCCGTGGACCCCGCCGCCTGACGGCCCCCGGACCACGATCGGGCAGGCGGTTTGCCCCCCGTGGCGGTAGCGAAGCGTCGCCGCCGAGTTCACGATCTGGTCGAAGCCGCAAGCGATGAAGTCGATGAACTGCATCTCGAGGATCGGGCGCATCCCCTGGACCGCCAGTCCCACCCCCGCCCCGACGATCAGCGACTCGGAGATGGGCATATCGACCACCCGGTCGGCGCCGTACTTCTCCAGGAGCCCCGCCGTCGCCTTGAAGGCGCCGCCCAGCACGCCGACGTCCTCCCCCATCAACAGGACATTCTTGTCCCTCGCCAACTCCTCGTCCATGGCCTGCCGGATCGCCTCGATATAGGTGATGAGCATGGTTACCGCGCCTCCGTATCGATCGGCATGGCGTACAGGTCTTCCATCGCCTCGGGTCCCTCGGGAGCCGGGCTGCCGTCCGCGAACGCGACCGCCTCTTCCACGATCCGCGTCACCTCCTCGGCCGTCTCTTTCCTGATGGCGGCGATGTCGTACTTCCTCTTCTCGAGGTAGATCTCCCAGAGAGAGATCGGGTCCCGGCTCTCCCAGGTGATCACCTCTTCCTCCGACCGGTAGTCGGCCCGGTCGTGCTCGGAATGGCCGTGGTACCGGTACGTCTTGCACTCCACCAGCGTCGGCCCTTCGCCCTTGCGCGCGCGGTCGATCGCCTTCCCCGCCGCCTTCATCACGTCGTGCAGGTCGTTCCCGTTCACCACCTCGCCCTTGAAGCCGTAGCCGGCCGCCCGGTCCGCCACGTTGTCGACCCCGAACTGCAACTCGTTGGGGGTGGAGTACGCGTAGAAATTGTTCTCGCAGACGAAGACCACCGGGAGCTTGTGCACTCCGGCGAAGTTCATCGCCTCGTGGACGTCCCCCCGGCTGCTCGCCCCCTCGCCGAAGAAGGAGATCGCCACGCGGTCTTCCTTCCGGATCTTGAACTTGTACGCCATCCCCGCCGCGACCGGCAAGGTCGCCGCCAGCATGGAAGTGGCGCCGAAGATTCCGTTCGCGAGGTCCCCCCCGTGGAGGTAGGAGTCTTTCCCCTTCGCGAAGCCGTCCCGCTTGCCGAAGATCTGCGCCATCAGCCGCTTCGGGTCGGCCCCCTTGACGAGATAGGCGCCCAGGTCCCGGTGCAGCGGGAAGATCCAGTCGTCCCACCGCAGGTCGTGGCAGAAGCCGACCGTCACCGCCTCCTGACCCTTTCCCGAGTAGACACCGCCCATCAGCTTCCCCTGCTTGTCCAGCGCGGAGATCCGGCCCTCGAACTCGCGGATGAGGCGAAGCCAGCGATACAGCTCCCGGTCTTTCTGCTCGGTCATGGCGCCCTCTCGTGAATGGTTATAGGTCGATCGCCTCGCCGCCCAGCATGAGCGCCGCCTCCCGGATCGCCTCCGAAAGGGTGGGGTGCGCATGGACGGTTCGGCCGATCTCGTGGAACGTCACCTCGAGGGAGCGGGCGAGGGAGAGCTCCGCGATCATGTCCGGAGCGCCGACGCCGATGATGTGGCAGCCGATCATCTCGCCGTATTTCGCGTCCGCGATCATCTTGACGAACCCGTCGGTGTGACCGGAGGCGACCGCCTTCCCGAGTGCGGTGAAGGGGAACTTCGACACCTTGCATTCGATCCCGCGCCGCTTCGCCTCCTCCTCCGACAGGCCGATCGTGGCCACCTCGGGGCGGCAGAAAACGCACGAGGGGATCCGGTCCGGGTCGGGGCGGCGCACCTCCTTCCCCGCGATCGCCTCGGCCGCGACGACGCCTTCCGCGGACGCCTTGTGGGCGAGCATCATGCCGCCGATCACGTCTCCGATGGCCCAGATCGTCGGACAGGAGGTTCGGAGCCGGTCGTCCACCTTGACGAGCCCGCGCTCGATCTCCACGCCGCACCCCTCCAGCCCGAGCTCGGCGGAGAGCACCTTGCGCCCCACGGCGACGAGGAGTTTCTCGGCGGTGAGGGCCTCCTCTTTCCCGCCGGAAGAAACCGTCAACGTCCGGGTCGCCTTGTCGAATCTCTTCGCCGGGGCGGAGGTCAGCACCCGCATCCCCTGTTTTCCGAGGATTTTCTCCAGCTCCTTCGCCACTTCGCGGTCGGTGCGCGGGAGGAGCTGGTCCTCCATCTCGACGATCGTCACCTCGGCTCCGAACGCCCGGTAGACGTAGGCGAACTCCACCCCGACCGCGCCCCCCCCGAGGACGATCACGGAGCGCGGAAGCGTCTCCTGCGCCAGGGCGTCGTCGCTGGTCAGGATCACCCGGCCGTCCGGCTCGATCCCCGGCAGCCCACGCACCGCTGTTCCGGAAGCCACGAGGATGTTCTTCGCCGAGAGCTCCTCCTCCCCGACCCGGACGGTGGTGGGCGAGAGGATCGTCGCGCTTGCGGGGAACAGCTCGATCCCGTTCTTCTTGAAGAGGAAGGTCACGCCGCGGGACATCCGGTCCGCCACCTTCCGGCTTCGGCGGATGACGGCGCCGTAGTCCGCGGAAAGCCCCTGGCATCGGATCCCGTAGGCCTCGGCATTGCGCATATCCTCGTACAATCCCGCGCAGGTGAGAATCGCCTTGGACGGGATGCAGCCCCAGTTGACGCACACTCCGCCGGGCTTGTCGCGCTCGGCCACCGCCACGCGCATCCCCAGCTGGGCCGCGCGGATCGCCGCGACGTAGCCGCCGGGGCCCGCGCCGATCACCACCAGGTCGAATTGCTTCATCGGGAGATCCTTTCCATCAAATCGCCGACGCCTCGATGCGCCGGACGACCTCGTTCAGGAACCGCGTCGCCTCCCCGCCGTCCACGATACGGTGATCGAAGGAGAGGCTCAGGTACATCATCTCACGGGGGACGATCTCCCCGTCGCGGACCACGGGCCGGGTCACGATCCTGTGCGCCGCCAGGACAGCCGCCTCAGGGACGTTGATGACGGGGTAGCTGAACAGCCCCCCGATCGAGCCGACGCTGGAGATCGTGAACGTCCCGCCGGTCAGGTCGCCGGGAGCGAGGGTTCCCTCCCGTGCCGCCGCCGACAGCCGTTCGATCTCCCTGGCGAGTTCGATGACCGATTTCGCGTCGGCGTTGCGGACGACCGGGACGACCAGGCCGTCCTCCGCGTCAACGGCCATGCCGACGTCGATTTTCTTCTTGAGGACGATCTCCTCGCGGTCCTCGTCGAGGGAGGCGTTCAGGCCGGGGTGCCGCTGGAGCGCCCCGGCGACCGCCTTCATGATGAAGGGAAGAATGGTGATCCGCACCCCCTCCCGTTCTCCGGTCTCCCGCATCTTCGCGCGCTCGGCCAGCAAGCCCGAGACGTCGGCTTCGTCCACCAGCAAGGCGTGGGGAACACGGGTCTTGGCGGCCACCATCTTCCGCGCGATCATCCGGCGCCTCCCCTTGAAGGGGACCCGCTCCTCCGATGCGGAGTCCGGGGGGATTCCCGCCGGCGCCTTCGGACCCGCCGTTCGCCGCACGTCCTCCTCGGTGATCCGGCCGCCGGGACCACTCCCATGTATCGCGCCCAGCACCACTCCGAGGTCCTTCGCCAGTTTCCGGACGACCGGGGTGGCGAGCACCTCTCCGACCGCGCCGGCGGTTTTCCCGGGAGGAGATTCCTGTCCGGGTTCCGCCGTCTCGCGGGATGCGGGGGTCGGGCGATCGGACGGCGCCGCAACCTGATGCGCGGCGGCGGCCTGCCCGGCCGCGGGCTCGATGAGGGCGATCGGCTCCCCCACTTTCACGATCTGTCCGGGCTGAGCAAGGATCTTCAGGAAGGTTCCGCTCACCGGCGAGGGAAGCTCGATGTTCGCCTTGTCGGTCAGGATCTCGACCAGCAGGTCGTCCTCCTTGACCGCGACCCCCTCGGCCACCAGCCAGCGGACCACTTCTCCTTCCGCGATCCCTTCCCCCACGTCGGGGAGTTTCAGTTCGATCGGCATGGCCTGCGAAACCCCTTTCGGATGTGATCGGACCTCACAGTGAGGAATCTTACGCGGCGCGACCCGTCTTATATGGCTGGATAAGAATCTCCGCCGGGATTCCCAGGCCGGCGTTCAGCCGGCGGATCATCTCCACGGACAGAGGGCGCTTGCGGTTCAGCACTTCCGAGACGCGGGCTCGGCTCCCGAGATACGGCTCCAGGTCTCGCCGTGTGAGCCCCATCTGCTCCATCCGGAATTTGATCGCCTCGATCGGGTCCGGCGGGCCGATCGGATGGTGCTCCTCTTCGTACGCCTCCACAAGCAGGGAAAGAACTTCCAGTGTCCCCGCCTCCCGCGACCCAACGGGCGCATCAAGTAGGGAAGTGATCGTTTCCAGCGCCGCCTTGTAATCGGCCTTTGTGCGTATCGGCTTCAGTTCCATCGTTCTTCCTCCATCATACGGTCGCCGCGTTGACCTTGTCGTACTCCGGATGTGTCCCGGTAAAGCGGATATACACACGACCCAGATCGTAACGGACATGAGTGATCAAGCGGTACTTGTTTCCCTTGATATTGAACACCACCCTGTTTCCCGCAAGAAAACTTGCTGCCGGATACCGGGCTTTGATGTCCTTGGGAAGTACCCACGCCGAATGCAACGCTTCCCCGTGCCACACCTTCAATGGCTGTTCTGCGTCCGGGTGCTTCTCCCAGAAATCCCTGAGCGTTTTTCGGGCGATGATCCGCACACAGGAAGGATACCATGCTCCCTATATGGGAACAAGTGACTGCGAAGGGAGCGCGCCGCCCTGGAAATCTTCCCGCAGAAGGCAGCCGGAAGCCCCCTACGGCTTGATCATCACCATCTTGATGCTCGTCATCTCCTCGCAGGCGAACCGAACGCCTTCGCGCCCCAGGCCGGAGAGCTTGTTCCCGCCGTACGGCATGTGGTCCACACGGAAGATGGAGGTGTCGTTGATCATCACCCCTCCGACGTTGATCCGGTCCACGGCGTACATCGCCTTCTTGAGGTCGTTGGTGTAGACCCCCGCCTGCAGCCCGTACGGGGAATCCTCGACCATCGCGACCGCGTCCTCGAACTTCCCGTATTCGTAAATGGAGACCAGCGGCGCGAACGCCTCCTGGCACATCACCTTCATCTCCGTGCGAACGTTGACCAGCACCGTCGGCTGCATCACCCGCCCCTCGCGCTTCCCCCCGACCAGCACCTTCGCCCCCTCCCGGACCGCCTCCTTCACCCACTCCTCCGCCCGGATCGCCTCCTTCTCCTCGATCATCGGCCCCACGTCGCAATCCTTCTCGAGCGGGTTCCCGACCTTCAGCTTCCGCGTTTCCTCGAGAAACCGCCTGATGAACTCCTTCGCGATCGCCTTGTGGACGTAGAGCCGCTGCAGGGAGATGCACACCTGGCCGGAGTTGGCGAAGGCGCTCATCACGCACCGCGGGACCGCCGCCGCAAGGTCCGCGTCCGGTTCGATGATCGTGCCGGAGTTGTTCCCGAGCTCCATCGTCACTTTTTTCAGTCCCGCCTTCCGGATGATCTGCTCCCCGACCGGAGGCGACCCGGTGAAGGAGATCTTCGAGATCCGCGGGTCGACGGTCAGCCACTCGCCCACCGTGCCCCCCGACCCCACCACCACGTTGAAGACCCCGGCGGGGACCCCCGCCTCCTCGATGATCTCGGCCAGCTTGATCGCGGTCATCGGCGTGGTAGACGCGGGTTTCAGGACCAGCGTGTTCCCCACCGCCAGCGCGGGACCCACCTTGTGCGCCACCAGGTTCAGGGGGAAGTTGAACGGGGTGATCGCGGTGACCACGCCCAGGGGCGTCCGCAGCCAGTACCCGACCCGCCCCTCGCCCGCAAAGCTCGCGTCCATCGGCACCGTCTCCCCATGGATCCGCTTTGCCTCCTCCGCCGAGAACCTGTACGTCTCGACCGACCGGGACACTTCCCCTACCGAGTATTTCCACGCCTTCCCCGCCTCGCGGCAGATGATCGTGGCGATCTCCTCCCGGCGCTCCTCGAGGAGCCGGGAGACGTTCGACAGGAGCTGGTACCTCTTGTGGGCCGGTGTGCGAGACCAGGCCGGGAAGGCTTCGTGGGCCGCGCCGATGGCGCGCTCGGTGGTTTCGCGCGACGCGACCGGCACGTTCGCGAACGTCTCGCCGGTGAACTTGTCGATGACCGGCATCGACTCCTTTTCCGACACCCACTTCCCGGCGACGTACAGCTTCAAATTCCAAACCGGAGCCTTCATGGTCACCTCTCCTTATCGCGGGGGTAGCTTCCTACCAAAGCTTCATGGACTCCTCGACGATGCGGGTCAGGTCGGCTTTCGTCACCGGCCGCGGGCTTCCCACCAGAAGCCGCTGCTGCTTCCAGCCGCCCTCCACCAGGCCGGGGATGTCGGCCTCCGTGTATCCTATCGCGGATAAGCCGTTCGGCGCGCCGATGTCCCGCATCAGTTCGATGAACGCGTCCGGGAGCCTGCGGGCCGCCTCCATCTCCGACAACCCTTCCGTGTTCACTCCGAGCAGGGCGGCGATGCGTGCGTGCCGCCCGGGGTCAGTGGGGGCCGTAAAGCGGAAGTTGGCCGCCGCCGTGAGCGCCACCGACAGCCCGTGGGGGACCATGGGCTCGTCCGTGCCATACCCCGGGGGGACCCACGCCTTGGCCATGCCCGCGATCGGGTATCCCAGCGCGTGCGGGATGTGGACCCCTGCGTTTCCGAAGCCGATCCCTGCGAAGGTCGCCGCCATGGCCATATGGCTCTTGGCTTCCACGTCGGCGCCGTTGTAATAGGCCCGCCGCAGGAATTTCCCGACCCATTCGATCGCCTTCTCGCTCCACAGGTCGGAGATGGGGTTGGAGCCGACATACGGGGGACGCGCGGCGGGGTCCTTCGTCTTCGGGCGCATGTTGTACGGCTTGATGGTGAACGATTCGGCCGCGTGGGTCAGCACGTCCAGTCCGGTGTTCGCCGTCACCGCCGCCGGCGCCGACAGGGAGTTCAGCGGGTCCACAAGCGCGACCGTGGGGCGGATGTGCTGGTGGGAGATGCCGGTCTTTACGTGCAGGTCCAGGAAATCCATGACGATGACGGTGGTCGTCTCGCTGCCGGTCCCCGCGGTCGTCGGAAGGGCGATCAGCGGCTTCAGCGGCCCGGGGACAGGCTTCCCCTTGCCGATGGGCGCGTTCACGTATTCCAGCAGGTCCGCGGGCCAGGTGCGGTACAGGTTCACCGCCTTGGCCGTGTCCAGCACGCTCCCGCCGCCCAGCGCGACCACGGCGTCGAAGCCTGCGCCGCCCGCCGCATCGATCGCCCTCTGCATCGACCGGTCCGTCGGCTCGCAGTGGACATCGTCGAAGATGCGCATGGCGATCTTCTCCCCCTCGATGATCCCCTGGACCTTGTCGACCATTCCGTGGTCCCGCAGCCCCTTGTCCGTCACCAGCAGGACGCTGCGTGCGCCCAGGGATTTCAGCTCGTACCCGAGCTCCTCCGTCGCCCCGACGCCGAATTTCAGCTTCCCCATGATGAGGGGGATGATCGTCTCCATTTCCACGCCCACCGCGCGCCTCCTTGCCGTTCACACGGCCAAGTACTTCTTCTGGACCGCCTCGTCGCTGCGGAACCCCTCGATGTCGTTCCGGTAGCGGATCGCCCCGTTGTCGATGATGAACACCCGGTCGGAGACCTTCACGGCGAACTTCACGTTCTGCTCGGAGAGGAGGATGGTGGTCCCCATCCCCTTCAGGCGGAGGATCATCTCCTTGAGGGCGATGACCACGACGGGGGCCAGCCCCTCCGTCGGCTCGTCCAGCAGGACCAGGTCGGGATTCCCCATGAGCGTTCGCCCGATCGTCAGCATCTGCTGCTCCCCGCCGCTCAATTGTCCTCCCGGCTTTCGGTCGTACTTCGCAAGGATGGGGAACAGGGCGTACACCTTCTCCACGCTCCACCCTTCCCTTCGCGTGTTGCCGGACGACCGCCCGATCTCCAGGTTCTCCCGCACGGTGAGGTTCGGGAAGACCTGCCGGTCCTCGGGGACGTACCCGACCCCCAGGCGGGCGATCCGGTGGACCTGCGCGCCGGAGATCTCCTTCCCATGGAACAGGATGCTCCCGGAGCGCGGGGGGTTCAGGCCAACGATGGACCGGAACGTGGTCGTCTTTCCCGCGCCGTTGCGCCCCATCAGGCACACCGTTTCCCCTTGCGCGACGTCGAGGGAGACCCCGAAGAGGACGTGGCTGGTCCCGTAGAAGGTGTGGACGTCCCGCATCTCCAGGATCATTCGACGATCTCCTCGCCGAGGTACGCCGTGATGACGTCGCGGTTGCGGGAGATCTCCGCCGGCGTGCCTTCCGCCAGCATCCCGCCCTGGTTCAGCACCCGGATCCACTCCGAGATCCCGAAGACCACGTCCATGTCGTGCTCGATGAACACCAGCGTGAGCGACCTCTCCTTCCAGATCCTGCGGATGAGCTCCACCGTGACGGACCGCTCCTCCGGCGACATGCCGGCCATCGGCTCGTCCAGCAGCACCAGCTCCGGGTTCAGGGCGAGGGCGACGGCGATGTCCAGCCGCTTCTGGTCCCCGTGGGGCAGCGACCCGGCGCGCGTGTCCGCCCGGTCGGCCAGGGCGACCATCGACAGCAGCTCCATCGACTCCGCCACTTCGCCGGCGTGGGACAGGGCGCGGCGCACCAGGCGCGTGGTCCGGCCCTCCCGCGCGAGGACGGCGACCAGCACGTTTTCCAGGGCGGTGCGCTCCTTGAAGATGCTGGTGATCTGGAACGCCCTGCCGATCCCCCGCCGTGCGATGTCGGCGGGGTGGAGCCCGTCGATCCGCTCCCCCTTGTACAGCACTTCCCCCCCGTCGGGGACGAGTTTCCCCGTGATCAGGTTGAACAGGGTGGTCTTCCCCGCCCCGTTGGGGCCGATGATGGCGCTGAGCTCCCCCTTCCGGACGCCGAAGCTCATGTCGTGGGTGACCTTCAAGCCCCCGAACGCCTTCGCAAGGCGGCGGACCTCAAGAATGGGCGGTCGCGTTTCCATCCCTCTCCCTGCTCCCCTTCCGGTGCGTCCACTGGTAGAGCGTCCCGATGACACCCCGGGGGAAGAAGATGACGATCGCCAGCATGATCCCCCCGATCCAGATCTCCCAGAACTCGGTGTACTTCCCGATCATATCCTCGATGAAGAGGATGACCCCGGCCCCCACCAGCGGGCCGAAGAAGGAGGAGACCCCGCCGAGGATGCTCATCAGGATCACCTCGCCCGACTTGGTCCAGTGCAGCATGTCCGGGCCGATGGAGCGGTGGAAGCCCGCGAACAGCCCCCCCGCCAGTCCCGAGAACGCCCCGGAGATCACCATGGCGGCGAGCTGGTACCTGCGGACGCGGATCCCGAGGAACCCGGTCCGCTCGGGGTTCTCCCGGATCGACTGAAGGACCGCGCCGAAGGGGGATTCGACGATACGGCGCAGGAGGGCGACGGCGGCGGCGACGACCGCCAGCGTGAAGTAGTAGTAGTGCAGCGGATGGTGGAACCACACCGGCAAGGGGATCCCCTGGATCCCGTTGTCCCCTCCGGTGAAGCCGTACCACTTGAAGACCACGCCCCAGACCAGCTCCGCGAACGCCAGGGTGAGCATCGTGAAGTAGACGCCCGAAAGCCGGATGCACAGGGGGCCGAGAAGCAGCGCCAGCGCGGCGCCGGCGACCGGGGCCAGCGGAAGGGCGACGGAGTACGGAAGGACCCCCTTGGTGAGGAGCAGGCCGACCGTGTACCCCCCCACGCCGTAGTACGCCGCCTGGCCGAAGGAGAGCATCCCGGTGACGCCGTAGAGCAGGTTGAACGCCATCGCGAACAGCCCCATGATGAGGATCTCGTTCGCCATGGTGATGAAGAAGGATCTGCGCGCCAACGGGAGGAAGGCGAAGAAGAGCAGCACCGCGGCCCATTGCAGGAGCTGCCCGCGGGCGGCGTTTCCGGACGCGGCGGATGGACCCCTCACGCGCCCCCCCTTCTCGCCAGCAGCCCCTCCGGACGGAACACGAGGACGAGAGCCATGACGGCGTAGCTGAAGAGGATGGCCCACTGAGGCAGGAACAGGATGCCGAAGGCGGTCACCTCCCCGATGATCAGCGCCCCGACGAACGCACCCCAGAAGTTTCCCAGGCCCCCGATCACCACCACGATGAGCGAGCCGATGATGACCTCGATCCCCGCCCCCGGCGTCACCGTCCGCGTCGGCGCGGAGAGGGCTCCGGAGAGCCCGCCCAAGGCGGTCGCCAGCCCGAAGACGAGGCTCAACGTAAGCGGCACGTTCACCCCGAGGCACGACGCCATCTCCCGGTTCGCCGAGATCGCCCGCAGGTTCCGCCCGAAGCGCGTCTTCCGGATGAGCCACCACATCCCCACGGCCACCAGGATCCCCACGAGGATCACGACGAGGTCGTACCGCGGGACGGAAATGTCCCCGAGAGTGAAGGAGGCGCTCAAGGATTCCGGGCGCTCGATCGATTTGTAGTCCGTCCCCCAGATCATCTTCACCACGTCGTCGATGATCAGGATGAAGCTGTAGGTGAGCAGGATCTGGAACCCCGCCTCCCCTCCCCGCCCGTAGATCCGGCGAAGGAACACGTATTCCATGACCACTCCGGCGATCCCTGCCCCCGCCGCCGCGAGGAGGACTCCCGGCCAGAACGGGAGGCCGGTGACCGAGACCACCTGGTAGGCGAAGTACGCCCCGATGAGGTAGAAGGAGCCGTGGGCGAAGTTGAAGACGTTGACGACGCCGAAGATCAGGGAGAGCCCCGACGCCACGAGGAAGAGCGTCATCGCGGAGGTGAGCCCGCTGAACAGTTGCGCCGCTACGAGGTTCGCGTCCAAAGCCCCTTCCCCGGGTGATGATGGCCGGCCCCGGGACGAAGGGGCCGGCCGCGCGCCTTACCCTCCTACTTTTTGGCGGCCTTGCGGGCGGCGAGGATCTCCGCCTCCGAAGGGATGATGTCCTCCGCCTTGTAGATCTTCCAGTTCCCCAGCATCATCGTCGCCGGGGGGAAGCTCTTGTTGGGCACCGTCTCGCCGATCGCCTGCACCTGGACGACCTGGTGGTCGATCGGCCGCATGTAGGAGGTGAAGCCGGGCGGATCCTCCGGCAGCTTGAACTTCAACTTTTCCATCACCGCCACCAGCTTGTCGGCATCCTCCGCCGTTCCCGCCTGGCGAACCCCTTCGGCGATGAAGTACACCCCCGCGTACGCCCCTTCCGCCGCGTACGACGGGTACCGCCCCGTCTTCGCCTTGAACTTCTTCACGTACTCCTTGTTCTCCTTGGTGTCGGGCCAGTTGTTGTGGTGCCGCGCGCTCAGGACCAGCCCCTTGGGCAGCGTGTTGGGAAGCGCCTCGAGGACCTCGTAGTTCCCGCCCCCGTCGTAGTTGAACATCTTCATCTTGTCGAACAATTTGTACGGGAGCGCCTGCTTGATGAACGCCACGGTGTCGCCGCCCCAGAAGGTGGTGACCAGAACGTCGGGCTTGGCGTTCAGGATCGCCGTGATGTAGGGGGTGTAGTCCGGCTCGTAGAGCTTCGGCCACGCCTGCCCGACCATCTTCACGTCCGTGCGCTTTTTTCCCAGCAGCATCCAGAAATCTTCCCAGGTCCGGTGCCCGTACTCGTAGTCCGGTCCGATCACGTAATACTTCTTCCACTCCTTCTTGTCCTTCGCGTAGAGAGCCGCGGCCGCGGCGGACTGGTACGTGTTGTTCGACACGCGGAAGTAGTACGGCTGGAACTTCTCCATCGTCAGCGCCGTGGAGGCGTGGTCGGTCCCCACGAAGATGATCTTGTTCTCCTTCGACACCTCGGTGACCGCGAGCCCCACCGCGCTGCTCACCACGCCCATCAGGAAGTTGACCTTGTCCT
Encoded here:
- a CDS encoding alpha-ketoacid dehydrogenase subunit beta produces the protein MLITYIEAIRQAMDEELARDKNVLLMGEDVGVLGGAFKATAGLLEKYGADRVVDMPISESLIVGAGVGLAVQGMRPILEMQFIDFIACGFDQIVNSAATLRYRHGGQTACPIVVRGPSGGGVHGGLYHSQNPEAWFCHVPGLKVVAPATAYDAKGLLKSAIRDDDPVIYFEHKFLYRRIKEEIPAEEYLVPIGKAALRKEGRDLTVITYSAPVHAVMKAARDMAAEVDIEVIDLRTLLPIDWATVKASARKTGKVLIVHESRLNGGIGGEVAARIAQDCFEDLDGPVMRLGARDAHTPFAPAMEAYVLPNQEKITEAIRKLAAY
- a CDS encoding thiamine pyrophosphate-dependent dehydrogenase E1 component subunit alpha, yielding MTEQKDRELYRWLRLIREFEGRISALDKQGKLMGGVYSGKGQEAVTVGFCHDLRWDDWIFPLHRDLGAYLVKGADPKRLMAQIFGKRDGFAKGKDSYLHGGDLANGIFGATSMLAATLPVAAGMAYKFKIRKEDRVAISFFGEGASSRGDVHEAMNFAGVHKLPVVFVCENNFYAYSTPNELQFGVDNVADRAAGYGFKGEVVNGNDLHDVMKAAGKAIDRARKGEGPTLVECKTYRYHGHSEHDRADYRSEEEVITWESRDPISLWEIYLEKRKYDIAAIRKETAEEVTRIVEEAVAFADGSPAPEGPEAMEDLYAMPIDTEAR
- the lpdA gene encoding dihydrolipoyl dehydrogenase, coding for MKQFDLVVIGAGPGGYVAAIRAAQLGMRVAVAERDKPGGVCVNWGCIPSKAILTCAGLYEDMRNAEAYGIRCQGLSADYGAVIRRSRKVADRMSRGVTFLFKKNGIELFPASATILSPTTVRVGEEELSAKNILVASGTAVRGLPGIEPDGRVILTSDDALAQETLPRSVIVLGGGAVGVEFAYVYRAFGAEVTIVEMEDQLLPRTDREVAKELEKILGKQGMRVLTSAPAKRFDKATRTLTVSSGGKEEALTAEKLLVAVGRKVLSAELGLEGCGVEIERGLVKVDDRLRTSCPTIWAIGDVIGGMMLAHKASAEGVVAAEAIAGKEVRRPDPDRIPSCVFCRPEVATIGLSEEEAKRRGIECKVSKFPFTALGKAVASGHTDGFVKMIADAKYGEMIGCHIIGVGAPDMIAELSLARSLEVTFHEIGRTVHAHPTLSEAIREAALMLGGEAIDL
- a CDS encoding dihydrolipoamide acetyltransferase family protein produces the protein MPIELKLPDVGEGIAEGEVVRWLVAEGVAVKEDDLLVEILTDKANIELPSPVSGTFLKILAQPGQIVKVGEPIALIEPAAGQAAAAHQVAAPSDRPTPASRETAEPGQESPPGKTAGAVGEVLATPVVRKLAKDLGVVLGAIHGSGPGGRITEEDVRRTAGPKAPAGIPPDSASEERVPFKGRRRMIARKMVAAKTRVPHALLVDEADVSGLLAERAKMRETGEREGVRITILPFIMKAVAGALQRHPGLNASLDEDREEIVLKKKIDVGMAVDAEDGLVVPVVRNADAKSVIELAREIERLSAAAREGTLAPGDLTGGTFTISSVGSIGGLFSYPVINVPEAAVLAAHRIVTRPVVRDGEIVPREMMYLSLSFDHRIVDGGEATRFLNEVVRRIEASAI
- a CDS encoding helix-turn-helix domain-containing protein, translating into MELKPIRTKADYKAALETITSLLDAPVGSREAGTLEVLSLLVEAYEEEHHPIGPPDPIEAIKFRMEQMGLTRRDLEPYLGSRARVSEVLNRKRPLSVEMIRRLNAGLGIPAEILIQPYKTGRAA
- a CDS encoding type II toxin-antitoxin system HigB family toxin, giving the protein MRIIARKTLRDFWEKHPDAEQPLKVWHGEALHSAWVLPKDIKARYPAASFLAGNRVVFNIKGNKYRLITHVRYDLGRVYIRFTGTHPEYDKVNAATV
- a CDS encoding aldehyde dehydrogenase family protein, producing MKAPVWNLKLYVAGKWVSEKESMPVIDKFTGETFANVPVASRETTERAIGAAHEAFPAWSRTPAHKRYQLLSNVSRLLEERREEIATIICREAGKAWKYSVGEVSRSVETYRFSAEEAKRIHGETVPMDASFAGEGRVGYWLRTPLGVVTAITPFNFPLNLVAHKVGPALAVGNTLVLKPASTTPMTAIKLAEIIEEAGVPAGVFNVVVGSGGTVGEWLTVDPRISKISFTGSPPVGEQIIRKAGLKKVTMELGNNSGTIIEPDADLAAAVPRCVMSAFANSGQVCISLQRLYVHKAIAKEFIRRFLEETRKLKVGNPLEKDCDVGPMIEEKEAIRAEEWVKEAVREGAKVLVGGKREGRVMQPTVLVNVRTEMKVMCQEAFAPLVSIYEYGKFEDAVAMVEDSPYGLQAGVYTNDLKKAMYAVDRINVGGVMINDTSIFRVDHMPYGGNKLSGLGREGVRFACEEMTSIKMVMIKP
- a CDS encoding hydroxyacid-oxoacid transhydrogenase, producing MGVEMETIIPLIMGKLKFGVGATEELGYELKSLGARSVLLVTDKGLRDHGMVDKVQGIIEGEKIAMRIFDDVHCEPTDRSMQRAIDAAGGAGFDAVVALGGGSVLDTAKAVNLYRTWPADLLEYVNAPIGKGKPVPGPLKPLIALPTTAGTGSETTTVIVMDFLDLHVKTGISHQHIRPTVALVDPLNSLSAPAAVTANTGLDVLTHAAESFTIKPYNMRPKTKDPAARPPYVGSNPISDLWSEKAIEWVGKFLRRAYYNGADVEAKSHMAMAATFAGIGFGNAGVHIPHALGYPIAGMAKAWVPPGYGTDEPMVPHGLSVALTAAANFRFTAPTDPGRHARIAALLGVNTEGLSEMEAARRLPDAFIELMRDIGAPNGLSAIGYTEADIPGLVEGGWKQQRLLVGSPRPVTKADLTRIVEESMKLW